The Stenotrophomonas maltophilia genome includes a region encoding these proteins:
- a CDS encoding superoxide dismutase family protein — MRLSFVILPLSAAVLLSACGSAPKKTEPTPPPPTVVSAAKQGEANLAPASASIVSGRIALMVEPGGIHITGLIGGLQPMQQAGFHIHERGDCSAVDASSAGNHFNPGGAAHGRAGTGKHHLGDMDNLRADAQGRANVDIHLKGVTLGGGAATDIAGRALVVHANADDYRSQPAGNAGVRIACGVIRVVR, encoded by the coding sequence ATGCGTCTGTCCTTTGTCATCCTGCCGTTGTCCGCCGCCGTGCTGCTGTCTGCCTGCGGCAGCGCGCCGAAAAAGACCGAACCTACTCCGCCGCCGCCGACCGTTGTCAGCGCAGCGAAGCAGGGCGAGGCCAATCTTGCGCCGGCCTCGGCCAGCATTGTCAGTGGCCGCATCGCACTGATGGTGGAGCCCGGCGGTATCCACATCACCGGCCTGATCGGTGGCCTGCAGCCGATGCAGCAGGCCGGCTTCCACATCCACGAGCGCGGCGACTGCAGTGCGGTGGATGCCAGCAGTGCCGGCAATCACTTCAATCCCGGTGGCGCTGCGCATGGCCGCGCCGGCACCGGCAAGCACCACCTGGGCGACATGGACAATCTGCGTGCCGACGCCCAGGGCCGCGCCAACGTCGATATCCACCTCAAGGGCGTTACCCTTGGCGGAGGCGCCGCCACCGATATCGCCGGACGTGCACTGGTCGTGCATGCCAACGCCGACGACTATCGCAGCCAGCCCGCCGGCAATGCCGGCGTCCGCATCGCCTGTGGCGTGATCCGGGTTGTCCGCTGA
- a CDS encoding superoxide dismutase family protein, which translates to MRLIHTSLFAAIAALGLAACNQQPAAPQAETPPAAPADGATTEPAATPAPAAAPAADAAASAELAPTQGNETKGSVTFKVVDGKVHVTGQISGLKPGSEHGFHIHEKGDCSAPDGMSAGGHFNPGKQDHGNVATDPHHGGDMPNIKADDKGVATIDGPVSSNVNIGKGDDFDIIGRGLIVHADADDYKTQPTGNAGARLACAVIQKAR; encoded by the coding sequence ATGCGCTTGATCCACACTTCGCTGTTCGCAGCCATTGCTGCGCTGGGCCTGGCGGCCTGCAACCAGCAGCCGGCCGCGCCGCAGGCTGAAACCCCGCCGGCCGCGCCGGCCGACGGTGCTACCACCGAACCGGCTGCAACGCCGGCCCCGGCGGCTGCACCGGCTGCCGATGCTGCGGCCAGCGCCGAGCTGGCACCGACCCAGGGCAACGAGACCAAGGGCAGCGTCACCTTCAAGGTGGTCGATGGCAAGGTCCACGTGACCGGCCAGATCAGCGGCCTGAAGCCGGGCAGCGAGCACGGCTTCCACATTCACGAGAAGGGCGACTGCAGCGCCCCGGACGGCATGAGCGCCGGTGGCCACTTCAACCCGGGCAAGCAGGATCACGGCAATGTCGCCACCGATCCGCACCACGGCGGCGACATGCCCAACATCAAGGCCGACGACAAGGGCGTGGCCACCATCGACGGCCCGGTGTCGAGCAACGTCAACATCGGCAAGGGTGATGACTTCGACATCATCGGCCGTGGCCTGATCGTCCACGCCGATGCGGATGACTACAAGACCCAGCCGACCGGCAATGCCGGCGCGCGCCTGGCGTGTGCGGTGATCCAGAAGGCGCGGTAA
- a CDS encoding acetyl-CoA C-acetyltransferase codes for MPGISMPNARPVAILGGVRIPFCRQNTAYSDVGNLGMSVRTLGALVERFGLHGQQLGEVAMGAVIKHSSDWNLGREATLSSGLSPLTPGITLQRACGTSLDSIITVANKIALGQIESGIGGGSDTTSDVPIVYGKKLRARLLAANRAKSTGDKIRALTSGFKFSELKPEFPGVAEPRTGKSMGDHCEDMAKEWNISRDSQDEWAVSSHKKLAAAYERGFFNDLIAPFRGVERDNILRPDTSLEKLATLKPAFDKVSGRGTLTAANSTPLTDGAAAVLLASEEWARAHGHEPQAYLRDAHVSAVDFVHGEGLLMAPTVAVPEMLKRNGLTLQDFDIYEIHEAFAAQVLCTLRAWESEDYCRNRLGLDAPMGRIDPDKINLLGSSLATGHPFAATGARVIATAAKQLAERGGGRALVSICTAGGMGVVAIVER; via the coding sequence ATGCCAGGTATCTCCATGCCCAACGCTCGTCCCGTCGCCATCCTCGGTGGCGTCCGCATTCCGTTCTGCCGCCAGAACACCGCGTATTCGGATGTCGGCAACCTCGGCATGTCGGTCCGTACGCTGGGCGCGCTGGTCGAACGGTTCGGCCTGCACGGCCAGCAGCTGGGTGAAGTGGCGATGGGTGCGGTGATCAAGCACTCCAGCGACTGGAACCTGGGCCGTGAAGCCACGCTGTCGTCCGGCCTGTCGCCGCTGACCCCGGGCATCACACTGCAGCGCGCCTGTGGCACCTCGCTGGACAGCATCATCACCGTCGCCAACAAGATCGCGCTGGGCCAGATCGAATCGGGCATCGGCGGCGGTTCGGACACCACCTCTGACGTGCCGATCGTCTACGGCAAGAAGCTGCGCGCGCGCCTGCTGGCCGCCAACCGTGCCAAGAGCACCGGCGACAAGATCCGCGCGCTCACTTCCGGCTTCAAGTTCTCCGAGCTCAAGCCCGAGTTCCCGGGCGTGGCCGAGCCGCGCACCGGCAAGAGCATGGGCGACCACTGCGAGGACATGGCCAAGGAATGGAACATCTCGCGCGACTCGCAGGACGAGTGGGCGGTGTCCTCGCACAAGAAGCTGGCCGCTGCCTATGAGCGCGGTTTCTTCAACGATCTGATCGCACCGTTCCGTGGCGTCGAGCGCGACAACATCCTGCGTCCGGATACCTCGCTGGAAAAGCTGGCCACGCTGAAGCCGGCCTTCGACAAGGTCTCCGGCCGTGGCACCCTGACCGCCGCCAACTCCACGCCGCTGACCGATGGCGCCGCCGCGGTGCTGCTGGCCAGTGAAGAGTGGGCGCGTGCGCACGGCCATGAGCCGCAGGCGTACCTGCGCGATGCGCACGTCTCTGCGGTGGACTTCGTGCATGGCGAAGGCCTGCTGATGGCACCGACCGTGGCCGTGCCGGAGATGCTCAAGCGCAATGGCCTGACCCTGCAGGACTTCGACATCTACGAGATCCACGAGGCCTTCGCTGCACAGGTGCTGTGCACCCTGCGTGCGTGGGAGAGCGAGGATTACTGCCGCAACCGCCTGGGCCTGGATGCGCCGATGGGCCGTATCGACCCGGACAAGATCAACCTGCTGGGCTCGTCGCTGGCCACCGGCCATCCGTTCGCCGCCACCGGTGCACGTGTGATTGCTACCGCAGCCAAGCAGCTGGCCGAACGCGGCGGTGGCCGCGCGCTGGTGTCGATCTGCACCGCCGGCGGCATGGGCGTGGTGGCGATCGTCGAACGCTGA
- a CDS encoding heme biosynthesis HemY N-terminal domain-containing protein produces the protein MKPLQSLVVLLLAVAIGVVAAQWLGADDLNRFGEVTLRYGGYDYHSNLPKVALLSVIAVLVLWLLWSLIAAPFRAWGRYRRKQGRVRLIDGLQAYEHGQWQRAEKLLDGAAKDPEVSAVALANAVRSAQARADGPAGEALLQRLGESDATLQALLRAEQLLARDLPVDAINALDVAAIQPLPPRGLWLRTEALARAGRAHEAYGQLGALRQSKVLPAESNSELEARLAAQALLEAADVNALAAQWEATPKALRPTPDVVGAYASRAVALNWDEPALLALEQALDQRWDDELVALYGRLPAERLATRQANLARWRNVHDGSAALHLAQGRVALAQQQWDAADTFLHEAIAAGAGAPAWEALGELFAQRGEHALAAQCLANALRLQRGEDSVALVRGSEAPLRATVEEQPIAVQPPVYDANEERDEFGNPRLP, from the coding sequence ATGAAACCCCTGCAATCCCTGGTTGTGCTGTTGCTGGCGGTGGCCATCGGCGTGGTGGCCGCGCAATGGCTCGGCGCCGATGACCTCAACCGTTTCGGTGAAGTGACCCTGCGCTACGGCGGTTACGACTACCACAGCAACCTGCCGAAGGTGGCGCTGCTGTCGGTGATCGCAGTGCTGGTGCTGTGGCTGCTGTGGAGCCTGATTGCCGCACCGTTCCGCGCCTGGGGCCGCTACCGCCGCAAGCAGGGCCGGGTGCGCCTGATCGACGGCCTGCAGGCCTACGAGCACGGCCAGTGGCAGCGTGCCGAGAAGCTGCTGGATGGCGCTGCCAAGGACCCGGAAGTGAGCGCGGTGGCGCTGGCCAATGCCGTGCGCAGCGCACAGGCACGTGCCGACGGCCCCGCCGGTGAAGCGCTGCTGCAGCGTCTTGGCGAGAGCGATGCCACCCTGCAGGCACTGCTGCGCGCCGAACAGCTGCTGGCGCGCGATCTGCCGGTGGATGCGATCAATGCATTGGACGTGGCGGCGATCCAGCCGCTGCCGCCGCGCGGCCTGTGGCTGCGTACCGAAGCGCTGGCGCGTGCCGGCCGCGCACACGAGGCCTATGGCCAGCTGGGTGCGCTGCGCCAGAGCAAGGTACTGCCGGCCGAATCAAACAGCGAACTGGAAGCCCGCCTGGCCGCACAGGCGCTGCTGGAAGCGGCCGACGTCAACGCATTGGCCGCACAGTGGGAAGCCACGCCGAAGGCGCTGCGGCCGACCCCGGACGTGGTGGGCGCCTATGCCAGCCGCGCGGTGGCCCTGAACTGGGATGAGCCGGCGCTGCTGGCGCTGGAACAGGCGCTGGACCAGCGCTGGGACGACGAACTGGTGGCGCTGTACGGCCGCCTGCCGGCCGAGCGCCTGGCCACCCGCCAGGCCAACCTTGCGCGCTGGCGCAATGTGCATGATGGCTCGGCCGCACTGCATCTGGCGCAGGGCCGCGTCGCCCTGGCCCAGCAGCAGTGGGATGCTGCCGATACGTTCCTGCACGAGGCCATCGCCGCCGGCGCCGGTGCCCCGGCGTGGGAGGCACTGGGTGAACTGTTCGCGCAGCGTGGCGAGCACGCGCTGGCCGCGCAGTGCCTGGCCAATGCGCTGCGACTGCAGCGCGGCGAGGACAGCGTGGCGCTGGTGCGCGGCAGCGAGGCGCCGCTACGTGCCACGGTGGAAGAGCAGCCGATCGCGGTGCAGCCGCCGGTGTATGACGCCAATGAAGAGCGCGACGAGTTCGGCAACCCGCGGTTGCCGTGA
- a CDS encoding uroporphyrinogen-III C-methyltransferase: MNETPPVSPPRRPARWLLPLAGVVVLGVGGYAGWYVWQQQQHEQEAQAQTMAVQLQGLEATLDALRRDQRATSQRLQDAATTNRVLRDEMLGLSQRSALLEENLAKLADSANQGRQAVQRDEAELLLTQAAQRLNYADDVEGARRLYAQAATALADLPDSDGLNLRQALVQERDALDALGAGPRVRSLQRLDALARALQGLPSQVTGNAATDTAKPWWQSTLAPFVDITPSRQNGPLTAAERRNADDALQLELTLARAAIERGDRTGRDTALERVEHWAQRRWPDSPALRAQRAELKALRELPLQASNTVLGSTLQQLRTQTDRR; the protein is encoded by the coding sequence ATGAACGAGACTCCGCCCGTTTCCCCGCCCCGTCGCCCCGCGCGCTGGCTGCTGCCGCTGGCCGGGGTGGTCGTGCTTGGCGTGGGCGGCTATGCCGGCTGGTACGTCTGGCAGCAGCAACAGCACGAACAGGAAGCGCAGGCACAGACCATGGCCGTGCAGCTGCAGGGCCTGGAGGCGACGCTGGATGCACTGCGCCGCGACCAGCGCGCGACCAGCCAGCGGCTGCAGGATGCGGCGACCACCAACCGCGTGCTGCGCGACGAGATGCTGGGCCTTTCGCAGCGCAGTGCGCTGCTGGAAGAGAACCTGGCCAAGCTGGCCGACAGCGCCAACCAGGGCCGCCAGGCGGTACAGCGCGATGAGGCCGAACTGCTGCTGACCCAGGCGGCGCAGCGGCTGAATTATGCCGACGACGTGGAAGGCGCGCGCCGCCTGTATGCACAGGCCGCCACCGCGCTGGCCGATCTGCCCGACAGCGATGGCCTGAACCTGCGCCAGGCATTGGTGCAGGAGCGCGATGCACTGGATGCGCTGGGCGCCGGCCCGCGCGTGCGGTCGCTGCAGCGGCTGGATGCCTTGGCCAGGGCACTGCAGGGGCTGCCGTCGCAGGTGACCGGCAACGCTGCGACCGACACCGCAAAACCGTGGTGGCAATCGACGCTGGCCCCGTTCGTGGACATCACCCCGAGCCGCCAGAATGGCCCGCTGACCGCCGCCGAACGTCGCAATGCCGACGACGCCCTGCAGCTGGAACTGACCCTGGCGCGCGCCGCGATCGAACGCGGCGACCGCACGGGCCGCGATACCGCACTGGAACGCGTGGAGCACTGGGCACAGCGGCGTTGGCCGGATTCACCGGCCCTGCGCGCGCAACGTGCTGAACTGAAGGCCTTGCGCGAGCTTCCGCTGCAGGCCAGCAACACCGTGCTTGGCAGCACCCTGCAGCAACTGCGCACCCAGACCGACCGGAGGTAA
- a CDS encoding uroporphyrinogen-III synthase — MQAMADHTIPTGAAGSEPGWTFISLRPQGQNSALRRAVAGLGGHVVALPPWRLQRLNGMPVVRQLQRALNCDRVVFTSPAAVTAAATLLPLAEAQRSPWLTVGEGTARALRAHGVGEVHAPQRMDSEGLLALPVLAEARGLRIGLVTAPGGRGLIAAHLQAAGATIERADVYQRRLLRLSPRTLVRLAHSAQPWVLAVSSGEALLHFWQQLPPALQQRLQTQATVVVASERLGDQAHALGLQRVVRAAGPTTAQLVAAAHATLTVPAAT, encoded by the coding sequence ATGCAGGCAATGGCCGACCATACGATACCCACTGGCGCCGCCGGTTCCGAGCCGGGCTGGACCTTCATTTCGCTGCGACCGCAGGGCCAGAATTCCGCACTGCGCCGCGCCGTTGCTGGGCTGGGCGGGCATGTGGTGGCCCTGCCACCCTGGCGCCTGCAGCGCTTGAACGGCATGCCAGTGGTGCGTCAGCTGCAACGCGCGCTGAACTGCGATCGGGTGGTGTTCACCAGCCCGGCCGCCGTGACCGCGGCCGCCACCCTGCTGCCACTGGCCGAGGCGCAACGCAGCCCGTGGCTGACCGTGGGCGAAGGCACCGCGCGCGCACTGCGGGCGCACGGCGTCGGCGAGGTGCATGCACCGCAGCGGATGGACAGCGAGGGCCTGCTGGCGCTGCCGGTGCTGGCCGAGGCGCGGGGCCTGCGCATCGGACTGGTCACCGCGCCCGGCGGACGCGGGCTGATTGCTGCACACCTGCAGGCCGCAGGCGCCACGATCGAACGTGCCGATGTCTACCAGCGCCGCCTGCTGCGCCTGTCGCCCCGCACGCTGGTTCGATTGGCGCATTCAGCGCAGCCGTGGGTGTTGGCGGTGAGCAGTGGTGAGGCGTTGCTGCATTTCTGGCAGCAGCTTCCGCCGGCATTGCAGCAACGCCTGCAGACCCAGGCCACCGTCGTCGTGGCCAGCGAACGGCTGGGCGATCAGGCGCATGCACTGGGGCTGCAGCGCGTGGTGCGCGCGGCCGGGCCCACCACGGCACAGCTGGTGGCCGCTGCACACGCCACGCTCACCGTCCCGGCAGCGACCTGA
- a CDS encoding YiiD C-terminal domain-containing protein: MSVDALTSSLAALQDVLDCMPAVRAMQIQLDGYADGVLRITAPLAANVNDKGNAFGGSLASVLTLSGWALVSLRLRLAGHDAEVYVADSNLRYLAPVYEDLHAHAEAAEATGWDAFLNTFRQRRKARISIIATQPGADGKPAAEFSGRFVAFAKG; this comes from the coding sequence ATGTCCGTTGATGCTCTGACTTCCTCGCTGGCCGCCCTGCAGGACGTGCTGGACTGCATGCCGGCGGTCCGCGCCATGCAGATCCAGCTCGACGGCTATGCCGATGGCGTGCTGCGCATCACCGCGCCGCTGGCCGCCAACGTCAACGACAAGGGCAACGCCTTCGGTGGCAGCCTGGCCTCGGTGCTGACCCTGTCCGGCTGGGCGCTGGTCAGCCTGCGCCTGCGCCTGGCCGGCCACGATGCCGAGGTTTACGTGGCCGACAGCAACCTGCGCTACCTGGCCCCGGTCTACGAAGACCTGCACGCCCACGCCGAAGCGGCCGAGGCCACTGGCTGGGATGCCTTCCTGAACACCTTCCGCCAGCGCCGCAAGGCCCGCATCAGCATCATCGCCACCCAGCCCGGTGCCGATGGCAAGCCCGCCGCCGAGTTCAGCGGTCGCTTCGTTGCCTTTGCCAAAGGGTAG
- a CDS encoding rhodanese-like domain-containing protein has protein sequence MNYEELLAFAGRNPMLSAALVGLTVAIIVTEICRLFRGFKGIKPAELTQLMNAGGTVVVDLSASGDFEKGHIAGSRNAQASAFGPDNKLVANAKQSPVVLVCRSGNASETAAKALKKAGFEKVYVLDGGIPAWQQAELPLVKGRN, from the coding sequence GTGAATTACGAAGAGTTGCTGGCCTTTGCAGGCCGAAACCCGATGCTGTCCGCGGCCCTGGTCGGCCTGACCGTGGCCATCATCGTCACCGAGATCTGCCGCCTGTTCCGGGGCTTCAAGGGCATCAAGCCTGCCGAACTGACCCAGCTGATGAACGCGGGCGGCACGGTGGTGGTCGACCTGTCGGCCAGCGGTGACTTCGAGAAGGGCCACATTGCCGGCAGCCGCAACGCCCAGGCCAGTGCCTTCGGCCCGGACAACAAGCTGGTGGCCAACGCCAAGCAGTCGCCGGTGGTGCTGGTGTGCCGCAGCGGCAACGCCTCGGAAACCGCCGCCAAGGCGCTGAAGAAGGCCGGCTTCGAGAAGGTCTACGTGCTCGACGGCGGCATTCCCGCCTGGCAGCAGGCCGAGCTGCCGCTGGTCAAGGGCCGCAACTGA
- the secB gene encoding protein-export chaperone SecB, with protein sequence MSEEITNGAAAPVDAATGPAFTVEKIYVKDVSFESPNAPTIFNDQVQPELQLNLNQQVQRLGENAFEVVLAVTLTCQAGERTAYVAEVKQAGVFGLVGLDPQSIDVLLGTQCPNILFPYVRQLISDLIQAGGFPPFFLQPINFEGLYAETLRQRQEQGDAPSLADSEPAGNA encoded by the coding sequence ATGTCCGAAGAGATCACCAACGGCGCTGCTGCGCCGGTCGATGCCGCCACCGGCCCCGCTTTTACCGTCGAGAAGATCTACGTCAAGGACGTCTCCTTCGAGTCGCCGAACGCCCCGACCATCTTCAATGACCAGGTGCAGCCGGAGTTGCAGCTGAACCTGAACCAGCAGGTGCAGCGCCTGGGTGAGAACGCCTTCGAAGTCGTGCTGGCCGTGACCCTGACCTGCCAGGCCGGTGAGCGCACCGCCTACGTGGCCGAAGTGAAGCAGGCCGGCGTGTTCGGCCTGGTCGGCCTGGACCCGCAGTCGATCGACGTGCTGCTCGGCACCCAGTGCCCGAACATCCTGTTCCCGTACGTGCGCCAGCTGATCAGCGACCTGATCCAGGCCGGCGGCTTCCCGCCGTTCTTCCTGCAGCCGATCAACTTCGAAGGCCTGTACGCAGAAACCCTGCGCCAGCGCCAGGAGCAGGGCGACGCACCGTCGCTGGCTGACTCCGAGCCGGCTGGCAACGCCTGA
- a CDS encoding NAD(P)H-dependent glycerol-3-phosphate dehydrogenase: MSTTADKIAVLGAGSWGTALASLLARHGHPTVLWGRDAAVVEAIDQRHENPRYLPGIPLPDSLRATTDLASAVEGAAWILVVTPSHAFGETVRALAPLRPAGAGVAWATKGFEPGSGRFLHEVAREVLGEDVPLAVVTGPSFAKEVTQGLPTAITVHGDVPEFAQTVAEAMHGPAFRAYTGDDMVGAELGGAMKNVLAVATGVADGMQLGLNARAGLITRGLNEMLRLAAAIGAKPETLMGLAGLGDLVLTCTGDLSRNRRLGLALGRGQTLQDAVREIGQVVESVQTADEVMRQARRHGIDLPISDRVRAVLHGEQTPEEGLRALLAREQKPEYPDTLFK, translated from the coding sequence ATGAGCACTACCGCTGACAAGATCGCCGTGCTTGGCGCCGGTTCCTGGGGAACCGCGCTGGCCAGCCTGCTCGCACGGCACGGTCATCCGACCGTGCTGTGGGGGCGCGATGCTGCCGTGGTCGAAGCCATCGACCAGCGCCACGAGAACCCGCGTTACCTGCCGGGCATCCCGCTGCCGGACAGCCTGCGTGCCACCACCGATCTGGCGTCGGCGGTGGAGGGCGCGGCCTGGATCCTGGTGGTGACCCCCTCGCATGCCTTCGGCGAAACCGTGCGTGCGCTGGCGCCGCTGCGTCCTGCCGGTGCCGGCGTGGCCTGGGCCACCAAGGGCTTCGAACCCGGTTCGGGCCGCTTCCTGCATGAAGTGGCGCGCGAAGTGCTGGGTGAGGACGTGCCGCTGGCCGTTGTCACCGGGCCGTCGTTCGCCAAGGAAGTGACCCAGGGCCTGCCGACCGCGATCACCGTGCACGGCGACGTGCCCGAGTTCGCGCAGACGGTGGCCGAGGCGATGCATGGCCCGGCGTTCCGCGCCTACACCGGCGACGACATGGTCGGTGCCGAGCTGGGCGGTGCGATGAAGAACGTGCTGGCCGTGGCCACCGGCGTGGCCGATGGCATGCAGCTGGGCCTCAACGCCCGTGCCGGCCTGATCACCCGTGGCCTCAACGAGATGCTGCGCCTGGCCGCTGCCATCGGTGCCAAGCCGGAAACGCTGATGGGCCTGGCGGGCCTGGGCGATCTGGTGCTGACCTGTACCGGCGACCTGTCGCGCAACCGCCGCCTGGGCCTGGCCCTGGGCCGTGGCCAGACGCTGCAGGATGCCGTGCGCGAAATCGGCCAGGTGGTCGAATCGGTGCAGACCGCCGACGAAGTGATGCGACAGGCGCGCCGCCATGGCATCGACCTGCCGATCTCCGACCGCGTGCGTGCCGTGCTGCATGGCGAGCAGACGCCGGAAGAAGGCCTGCGCGCATTGCTGGCGCGGGAACAGAAACCGGAGTATCCGGACACGCTGTTCAAGTGA
- a CDS encoding YybH family protein, protein MIFCSALLMASPAIAHDAEGAKPAQPLPDIALPAPLDRVLRDYEQAWRTGDAKALGALFAEDGFVLQSNQPPVRGRSAIEAAYAGQGSSPLRLRALAYAVEGNTGYIIGAYSYGNNVGDTGKFTLTLKRVGDGPWLIFSDIDNTSAPPRAR, encoded by the coding sequence ATGATCTTCTGCAGTGCCCTGCTGATGGCATCGCCGGCAATTGCCCACGATGCCGAAGGCGCGAAGCCCGCACAGCCGCTTCCCGATATCGCGCTGCCCGCACCGCTGGACCGTGTACTGCGCGACTACGAGCAGGCGTGGCGCACGGGTGATGCCAAGGCATTGGGTGCGCTGTTCGCCGAGGATGGCTTTGTGCTGCAGAGCAACCAGCCGCCGGTGCGCGGCCGCAGTGCGATCGAGGCCGCGTATGCCGGCCAGGGCAGCAGTCCGTTGCGGCTGCGTGCCTTGGCGTATGCGGTGGAGGGGAATACGGGCTACATCATTGGTGCGTACAGCTACGGCAACAACGTGGGCGATACCGGCAAGTTCACGCTCACGTTGAAGCGCGTGGGGGATGGGCCGTGGCTGATCTTTTCGGACATAGACAACACCAGCGCGCCGCCGCGGGCGCGGTGA
- a CDS encoding Ivy family c-type lysozyme inhibitor, with amino-acid sequence MKMRITGMAMMAALLAACGQAPEKTGETAPAVAPAPTTEAPAAVATVVEKEPSAEDGVDPSVWDNEGEPEDPSTGGELTCADNPLATHFFTLVGGNTVDDCGRMDPKVLAAFNTLMKNTAAAESADKEIPSLRERLLSGPSGPGELVVLQGEPWWFYTACQAHDCPGTALAMLYSPDQSKMVGRLTARCRVWWLGEPTAEQRAQIEQRQPLQDAALKEDSALCE; translated from the coding sequence ATGAAGATGCGAATCACAGGGATGGCGATGATGGCCGCGCTGCTGGCAGCCTGCGGACAGGCACCGGAAAAGACTGGCGAGACTGCACCTGCTGTGGCGCCAGCGCCGACCACCGAAGCACCGGCCGCCGTAGCGACGGTGGTCGAGAAGGAACCGTCCGCCGAAGACGGTGTGGACCCCTCGGTGTGGGACAACGAAGGCGAACCGGAAGACCCGAGCACAGGCGGGGAACTCACCTGCGCGGACAACCCGCTGGCAACGCATTTCTTCACCCTGGTGGGCGGAAATACCGTGGACGACTGCGGCCGCATGGATCCGAAGGTGCTGGCCGCGTTCAACACCCTGATGAAGAACACGGCCGCAGCTGAATCCGCTGACAAGGAGATTCCATCGCTGCGCGAACGCCTGTTGAGCGGGCCCAGCGGTCCTGGCGAACTGGTAGTGCTGCAGGGTGAGCCGTGGTGGTTCTACACCGCCTGCCAGGCCCACGACTGCCCCGGCACGGCGTTGGCGATGCTGTATTCGCCCGATCAGTCGAAGATGGTTGGCCGTCTTACCGCGCGCTGCCGTGTATGGTGGCTGGGCGAGCCGACGGCGGAACAACGTGCGCAGATCGAACAGCGCCAGCCACTGCAGGATGCCGCGTTGAAGGAAGACAGCGCACTCTGCGAGTGA
- the arsB gene encoding ACR3 family arsenite efflux transporter gives MSLFERHLTLWVVLCIAMGTLLGHVLPGAFAVLASAEVAKVNLPVAALIWLMIIPMLLKVDFRAMRQLQQHWKGIGVTLFINWAVKPFSMALLGWLFLRHAFADWLPAAQIDSYIAGLILLAAAPCTAMVFVWSNLCRGDANFTLSQVALNDAIMVVAYAPVVALLLGLSAITVPWDTLLLSVGLYIVVPVLVAALLRHWILSRSGEAGLQRALRRLGPLSLSALLLTLVVLFGFQGQQIVKQPLVIALIAVPILIQVYFTSGLAYLLNRRLGVAHCVAGPSALIGASNFFELAVATAVGLFGVHSGAALATVVGVLIEVPVMLSVVRIVNRTQAWYERREQH, from the coding sequence ATGAGCCTGTTCGAGCGGCACCTGACCCTGTGGGTTGTGCTGTGCATTGCGATGGGCACGCTGCTGGGCCACGTCCTACCCGGTGCCTTCGCGGTGCTGGCGTCCGCCGAAGTCGCCAAGGTCAACCTGCCGGTTGCCGCGCTGATCTGGCTGATGATCATCCCGATGCTGCTGAAGGTCGACTTCCGCGCGATGCGCCAGTTGCAGCAACACTGGAAGGGCATCGGGGTAACACTGTTCATCAACTGGGCGGTCAAGCCGTTCTCGATGGCGCTGCTGGGCTGGCTGTTCCTGCGCCATGCCTTCGCGGACTGGCTGCCCGCAGCACAGATCGACAGCTACATCGCCGGTTTGATCCTGCTGGCGGCCGCGCCCTGCACTGCCATGGTGTTCGTCTGGAGCAACCTGTGCCGCGGCGATGCCAACTTCACCCTGAGCCAGGTGGCGTTGAACGACGCGATCATGGTGGTCGCATACGCACCGGTGGTGGCGCTGCTGCTGGGCCTGTCAGCGATCACTGTGCCGTGGGACACGCTGCTGTTGTCGGTGGGTCTCTACATTGTGGTGCCGGTGCTGGTGGCCGCCCTGCTGCGGCACTGGATCCTTTCGCGCAGCGGCGAGGCGGGCCTGCAGCGTGCGCTTCGAAGGCTGGGGCCGCTGTCCCTGTCCGCGCTGCTGCTGACGCTGGTGGTGCTGTTCGGGTTCCAGGGCCAGCAGATCGTGAAGCAACCGCTGGTGATTGCACTGATTGCAGTGCCGATCCTGATCCAGGTCTACTTCACTTCAGGCCTGGCCTACCTGCTCAACCGCCGCCTGGGCGTGGCGCATTGCGTGGCCGGCCCGTCAGCGCTGATTGGCGCCAGCAATTTTTTCGAGCTGGCGGTTGCCACGGCAGTAGGACTGTTCGGCGTGCATTCGGGGGCGGCGCTGGCGACGGTGGTTGGTGTGCTGATCGAGGTGCCGGTCATGCTGTCCGTGGTGCGGATCGTGAACCGTACACAAGCCTGGTACGAGAGACGCGAACAGCACTGA